DNA sequence from the Malus domestica chromosome 06, GDT2T_hap1 genome:
GATTCTGTGTTCGAAATCTCATCCACCAATATCGCTTGTATCAAAAAAATTCTCTTCACCGTCTAATGGTGAATGAGTTGCATGGAAAATCAAATGAATACGCAATCGATAATCAGCCATTCAGTATATGAAAGTTGAGTAACTTCATTCATCTCAAAAACTCTCCAATAGAACCACATTCTTATGTTTTTGGAAACACATTTAGGTTACTAACATCGACACGATAAAAGTAAACAGGGAAACCCTGTAACTTAACAGAGTGCTAAACAAATCTGCAAAAGCAACAAAAGGAACCGTACAGAACTTGCTAAATAAGATGGCCTACGACATATTGGTAGAGCTCATATAGCCATCAGATCACCATAACTCCTCATTAGCAGAATCGATCCTGCAAACAGCCCTGCAGCACGCAGCAATTTCTGCGAGATAGAGAACACACTTTTAATTCTCTTGTCttatcattttctaaaaaaaaaaaaaaaaaagatgaatttATGACTTGTATGAGTGAGATAACCATCCAGCATCTATGCAAAGCAAATAAAACTCGCAGTTCCGAAAGAATAGAAAGGTTTATCTACAGTATAACAAGGctaaaaatataagaaaaactaatgaaaagagcttgaaaactttgagttttaacgataaggacaaaataaaaggtaaggtgaatagtactaggattgactttttagtgtaaaaatatggtttttcgttaaagtgaacagtaccgagagcttttcattaaagttcccaaaaatatACAAGGCAACTTTCCTCATATCTAAAGTATGTGAGGAAAAGCTTTGTTTGGCCTCAGGTACAAATTTTCCACCACACAAAGATCAAACATTAAAGAGACAGTGAGACACGCATGACTTAAAAGCACATCTATCGTTATAGGCAAAAGGCATCGTAAATCGATTAGGAAATTATCCCATCCATGTACCGTAATGTTAATAACTAAATTTCATGTCTTTCCTGATCTAACATAGAAGGCACATTTTCTTCCACTTCTAAAGTTCCTAAAACTAACATATTAAGCTTACGCAACAACAAAAAGCACGACATGATCATACAACGCTGATTAGTCATTTAGTGATATCAATTCAAATACACAACACCTAAGAAAGTCTGATTACAGGACACTTAAATGAACCGTTAGTAACCCCTGTTCTTGAAAACCCCGCTTTCCATTAACAACTTCGTAACAATAGGCAAATAACAGACTAAGTTTTTCCTCCAATGTGGGATAAATCTTGTGCGAAAGCTGCAGGATGCGAGTGGCCAATCAATCATGCAATACAGCTGGTTGCCCGGCCACTCACATCCCGCAAATATTACACGATGACGATATCTGTCACACACTGGAGGATTTCAACATAACAGAAGTCCCGAGAACATCCATGAATCGCAATCACAAGTCATTGTATAGCTATAAATTCTAATCCAAACAAATATAAACTTTCCCACATCCTATGGACAAAACATACAaaatcatatacatatatatgtaggAAATTATGCGGAAATTGAAGCCAAAGGAGAAATTAAAACCAAGATATTCCAGATACAAATTCTTGAAGCTTCGATCAAAATTGAAAAGTAGGAGAGTATTTGAGAGATTACCATGTTAAGAGCCCACTTCTCCTCGTCGTGATACTGCGACTGCAAGAAAAATTTCGCCTTTTCAAGTGAGACGTTGAAGTCCGCCATTGATGtgtggagagggagagggagtttgggtgttagggtttaggtttggGGGTTTTGAGAATTGGAGGGAGCTCAATGGGAAAAGAATGCGACCGTGCGAAATCCAGTTAAAAGGGAGAAGGCAAGTGACGAAATTACCAAAACAACCGCACTCACTCGGTTACTCAttgcaaaattaaaataaataaatagacagtcgttagtactacgatctagtgaACCCATTTCTCTcattacaaaattaaaataaataaataaatagagcGACATTAGTACTGTGGTCTAGTGATACCCATTTCACTTGTAGGCGAGAGGTTTTGGGTTCGATTTTCgccaaatttgaatcacattattatagctcggccattgtgaggcttagccttTCTCCTactctttagtgtaaataatatcgcctgctcaaaaataaataaatagataaatagGGTAATATAAAAAAAGGTTTGGTACCTGATTCGATTAGACAATTAGAGTCTAATTGGTCAAGTCAGTGTGTATGTCATTTTACACTCGAGAATAAATCTTTATGATTAGTTAATTAGAGTGGTTAAGAATAAAATATTGCATTGTAAAGACATGGTCAATTTTAGTTTAActctctcaactttaactcatcaaaatttTCAGTACCTATGTTTTGGATTTAACAGTTTAATACAACAAAATTGGGGAATCTAAGTTCAATGTTAGGTTGTCACAATTAAATCTGTCAATAAATGATGTGACTTTTTATAATATGATATAAAAATtcataaacatacatttttttCCTCTTCCTATATgtcattatttaattttatttgttgtttttatttaatttattcaatttgattATTTGAGGACTATAAATCATGTGAAATTAGATTCaaataacaaatataaaaacaaaaactcaatttaaagattaaaaaaaaaggaaaaaaaaaagctaaaaaaagGTAGAAAGCTACTGTCTACCAGCCTCTCTCTTTCCATCCAGCGGTCCACATAGTGACACGTATACAACGAACCTGATCTTCCTTTTTTTGGAAACACGAACCTGATCTTCCTTGTCCACTAATTTAAGCCCAAACCAAAGCCTTCCTCAAAGATTCAATCATCGCTCTAAAGACACACTGACACAAAGCGGGGGAGAAAAATGGAGGCCGGAGCATTTTGCAGCAGCGCAGGAGGCGTGCATTTCACTTTCAGAGCGGCGGCGGCGGCAAAAGGGGGTAACTTTGCTTCTTCCCCTCCCCTCCTCATCCAATCCATGGCTACCCAGAAACCCATGCCTTCAGCTACCAAAACACTTAGCTCCAAGAAGGTGGgtacttttcttcttctcttcaaaatatgtttgtcgggttttatcacaaaatgcctcGGCCCTCGGTGGTATTAGAATAGAATCATTCGTTATATATATCGTAATTTCTTTGGTTAGTATTCCGACGTGGGATTCTTTACGCATTGCAGAATTCATCTGTGAAGCTACTAACAAGGGTGGAGCAACTGAAGCTACTGAGCAAAGCGGAGAAAGCCGGCCTGCTATCCACGGCAGAGAAGTCCGGGCTCTCATTGTCGACGATAGAGAAGCTAGGGTTGCTCTCCAAAGCGGAGGAATTCGGAATCCTGTCAGCGGCCACCGACCCTGGAACTCCCGGGGCATTGCTGAGCTTAAGCTTAGGACTGCTGGTTTTGGGTCCATTTGTTGTTTATCTTGTGCCTGAGGATTCTCCCTTGGAGATAGGGTTACAAGCTGTTGTTGCTTTGGCTGCAGTAGCTGGTGGTTCAGCTGCTTTTGCTGCATCAAATCTTGTATCCAGCTTGCAGaaatcaaattgaaatttgatgagCTTGGTCTATCTCGGGAGAGAGAACTTGCTTGCACCGAGATGCCACAGTGACGATGTCCTAAGCCAATCATGCACTATCGTGCGTTTTTGGCTTGGCATACCGACACAGTGACATTTTTGTTGCATGAAAGCTCGTCTCCTCACTTGGGACGAGACCATCATTATTTTGGCCCTTTTGTGTAACTGTGAATGCTTTAGATATATCTATGAAAAAATGGAGATGAGAAATTTCATGACCGaaataacataaatatataGATCTGGATTCATAGAAGTACGTTGAACTAACACAACTTGCTCATGCCGTGTAAGCTCTACGAAAATAATCTAAAGATAAACATAGGTTATCCAAAAAAGGAAGGGGAAAAAACATGAATCTTCGCAGAAACtcgaaatttaacaaaaaacctaAGTTTCTAATAGCTCAATACAACTCTTTTATCCGACAAATTGCAATTgaaggaaaagaaagggaaGAAATAGTGACCCTCTTGTGTGCAAAAAAATTGTCTATCCACCACTTTCTCTCAAAAAACATTAAGTAGGGGGAAAGGCAATGCGGTTTCCCCCACCTTGACGCCCACCTCTTCCATTGGAACTCCCCCGCTGATAACCATCTCCACTGCGTCCTCCCGAGCCCCTGGCTCGCCCAGAAAACTCACCCTGGTTTCTGAATTCATTCCTGCCAAAGCTACGGCCACCACCACCATAGTTCCCACGACCCCTGAAATTGTCATTCCGATAGCCAGCTCTTCCTGAAGTGAACCTCCCTCTCCCACCACTACTAACTGAACAACCAGAAGTTTCGTTAGCTTAACACTATTTAAGAGGAGTTATCTTTTACCTAGCAACCTTCTATAAACCCCAGCTTACCTCGAGTTGATGTTCTCTTTTCCTCAATCACTGCTAGGCGATCCCCGATGGTGATAGGTGAGGCCTGCAATGATTTTCAACGAGC
Encoded proteins:
- the LOC103437894 gene encoding uncharacterized protein — translated: MEAGAFCSSAGGVHFTFRAAAAAKGGNFASSPPLLIQSMATQKPMPSATKTLSSKKNSSVKLLTRVEQLKLLSKAEKAGLLSTAEKSGLSLSTIEKLGLLSKAEEFGILSAATDPGTPGALLSLSLGLLVLGPFVVYLVPEDSPLEIGLQAVVALAAVAGGSAAFAASNLVSSLQKSN
- the LOC103437893 gene encoding mitochondrial import receptor subunit TOM5 homolog, which codes for MADFNVSLEKAKFFLQSQYHDEEKWALNMKLLRAAGLFAGSILLMRSYGDLMAI